Proteins found in one Thermoplasmata archaeon genomic segment:
- a CDS encoding isochorismatase family protein, with amino-acid sequence MESKHRSMKVIDKKDRRLALVIIDVQKKFIIGPDDSTLDSAAAHTPLMQSVIEKFRDAGRPVIWILYEGETCLEGITEETYELLDGFSIADSDIVIVKHHMNSFNETNLAETIKANDCDAMLIMGMFAQYCVMSTYWAAFDNGVSPYLMKGGLLSTEEKYCDLATELCKYYTPDELDENLVKNRKA; translated from the coding sequence ATGGAGAGCAAGCACCGTTCGATGAAAGTAATCGATAAGAAGGACAGAAGACTGGCCTTGGTGATTATAGACGTCCAGAAGAAGTTCATCATAGGTCCTGACGATTCTACTTTGGATTCAGCTGCAGCACACACTCCTCTGATGCAATCGGTTATCGAAAAGTTCAGAGATGCCGGTAGGCCTGTAATCTGGATTTTGTACGAGGGAGAAACATGTTTAGAAGGGATCACTGAGGAAACCTATGAACTCCTTGATGGATTCAGCATTGCTGATTCAGACATAGTCATTGTGAAGCATCACATGAATTCATTCAACGAGACAAATCTTGCTGAGACGATCAAGGCGAATGATTGCGATGCGATGCTTATTATGGGCATGTTCGCTCAGTATTGCGTCATGTCCACATATTGGGCGGCATTCGATAATGGTGTCTCCCCCTATCTCATGAAAGGGGGCCTGCTAAGCACTGAAGAGAAATACTGTGACTTGGCGACCGAGCTGTGCAAATACTATACGCCAGACGAACTAGACGAGAACCTCGTAAAGAATAGGAAGGCGTGA
- a CDS encoding ABC transporter ATP-binding protein, whose product MSNIIEVRDLVVKFGDFTAVDGISFDVKEGEIFGFLGPNGAGKTTSIRTITTIQKYVSGSVVIDGHDIRTDYLEARKLIGIAQQHISLDTELTVRQNLKHHAIMHKIPSKDIDRIITEKASILGLEEYMDRKVMNLSGGWKRKTAIVCAIIHQPKILLLDEPTAGLDTRSRHMLWELVRKLNLGGTTIFLTTHYIEEAESLCDRVAVIDHGKLIAIGTVDELRDRVGRISVETTEDDGRRKVVYFKDMASAKEYSQTLGDKMFNIRRTSLEDVYLELTGGTIQ is encoded by the coding sequence ATGAGCAATATCATCGAAGTTAGGGATCTTGTCGTAAAATTCGGCGATTTCACAGCCGTGGATGGCATAAGCTTCGATGTCAAAGAAGGGGAGATCTTCGGATTCCTCGGTCCCAACGGTGCGGGAAAGACAACATCAATCCGCACCATTACGACGATTCAGAAATACGTGTCCGGTTCGGTCGTTATTGATGGGCATGACATCAGGACGGATTATCTGGAGGCTAGGAAGCTTATAGGAATTGCCCAGCAGCATATTTCGCTGGACACTGAACTTACGGTCCGCCAGAATCTCAAGCATCATGCGATCATGCATAAGATACCGTCAAAGGATATCGATCGCATCATAACAGAGAAGGCCAGCATCCTAGGTCTGGAGGAATACATGGACCGTAAGGTGATGAACCTGTCAGGAGGCTGGAAAAGGAAGACGGCCATAGTCTGTGCTATCATCCACCAGCCGAAGATCCTGCTTTTGGATGAGCCCACAGCGGGGTTGGACACCCGCTCGAGACATATGCTGTGGGAGCTCGTCAGGAAACTGAATCTGGGCGGTACTACGATATTCCTCACTACCCACTACATCGAGGAGGCAGAGTCCCTCTGCGACAGGGTAGCTGTCATAGATCACGGAAAGTTGATTGCGATAGGTACGGTCGATGAGCTCAGGGACAGGGTAGGAAGGATCTCGGTAGAAACTACCGAAGATGACGGGAGACGCAAGGTCGTCTATTTCAAGGACATGGCCAGCGCCAAGGAGTATTCGCAGACTCTGGGTGACAAGATGTTCAACATTAGGAGAACGTCCCTTGAGGATGTTTACCTAGAACTTACCGGGGGGACGATACAATGA
- a CDS encoding ABC transporter: MSILDEAYRVAWGDLVYMKGNMVEVLLSSLVGPLLYLLAFGFGVGGSMDDPQAYVMYIVPGIVALTTLSATFSTVSMKILVQRMFYMSFDEMLLCPLHISSIILGKTIQGMLRALISCTILLIVGWLLSPQVVISPWIFVVIILAGLMFSLLGMLAGMLAKKTQSLSLFSSVVVIPMTFLCGTLFDSNTLPTAAAYVIYALPLTHVSNLMRGIMLPDYSVGMDSVVIMAAYIVVLYLVCYYMIKNNKC, translated from the coding sequence ATGAGTATCCTCGATGAGGCCTATCGTGTGGCATGGGGTGACCTCGTTTACATGAAAGGTAACATGGTAGAGGTTCTCCTGTCCTCTTTGGTAGGGCCTTTGCTCTATCTGCTGGCGTTCGGTTTCGGTGTCGGAGGGAGTATGGACGATCCTCAGGCATACGTGATGTATATCGTGCCTGGTATCGTTGCCCTGACAACACTGTCAGCAACATTCAGCACCGTATCGATGAAGATCCTGGTCCAGAGGATGTTCTATATGAGCTTCGATGAGATGCTCCTCTGTCCCCTGCATATCTCCTCCATCATTTTGGGAAAGACAATTCAGGGAATGTTAAGGGCATTGATCAGTTGCACAATCCTTCTGATTGTAGGGTGGCTTCTTTCTCCGCAGGTGGTCATAAGCCCGTGGATATTCGTCGTGATCATTCTCGCAGGATTGATGTTCTCTCTGCTAGGGATGTTGGCAGGAATGCTGGCCAAGAAGACGCAGTCTCTGTCATTATTCTCAAGCGTGGTCGTTATACCTATGACTTTCCTATGCGGTACACTATTTGATTCAAACACACTGCCTACCGCCGCAGCATATGTGATTTATGCGCTTCCTCTCACTCATGTGAGTAATCTGATGAGGGGAATAATGCTCCCAGATTACAGCGTAGGCATGGATTCTGTAGTGATTATGGCGGCATATATCGTTGTGCTGTATCTGGTCTGCTATTATATGATTAAGAACAACAAATGCTGA
- a CDS encoding ABC transporter ATP-binding protein, with protein MTGAPRLHGGYYRGVVISDNPKSTREAWSTIFRYLYRFRALFILAMVMIAVESILTAVVPEFIGAMTDIISDGLYDGNIDLAAVTSNGLIALSLYGIATLAMYLRQYWMTGIAQNVARKMRSDLQIKLDRLPMSFFDNCKKGDVMSRFINDTDTIGTSLARGLPIFTHGILIFIVLVVVMLIMDVTLAVVSMVSCGAGMLVATVVVGRTQKYYRNQQKNIGRMYGLISELYTTHDVVLAYSASEKNKGKFDQINEELRASGFRSEVTMGLLPAIMKFFGNLGYVAVCIVGSIMVIEGHMTIGMVVSFIFYVKLFSGPLDMISHSLGNIQAAGAGAERIADFLSLGEMSPEIEVSKLEEVKGRVEFRNVHFGYVEGAETIKGFSATVEPGQKVAIVGETGAGKTTTVNLLMRFYEVSDGEILIDGTPISEMSRKDLRDMFCMVLQDTWLFEGTIRENIAYCRDVSDEDVKEACRKVGLEMFIESLPDGLDTHIGAKTSLSEGQRQQICIARALVDDSPMLILDEATSSVDTRTEVIIQNAIDSMMAGRTCFVIAHRLSTVRNADVILVMKDGNIVEKGTHDELLGRGGVYADLYRSQFESSE; from the coding sequence ATGACCGGAGCACCCAGGCTTCACGGAGGCTATTACCGCGGTGTGGTGATCAGCGATAATCCAAAATCTACCAGAGAAGCTTGGAGCACGATATTCCGCTACCTGTACCGTTTCAGAGCCTTGTTCATACTGGCGATGGTAATGATTGCCGTGGAATCCATTCTAACGGCGGTCGTCCCCGAATTCATAGGCGCCATGACCGACATAATATCTGATGGACTCTATGATGGCAATATCGACCTGGCTGCGGTCACGTCTAATGGTCTGATTGCATTATCTCTCTACGGGATAGCGACATTGGCCATGTATCTCCGTCAGTATTGGATGACGGGAATAGCTCAGAATGTGGCCCGCAAGATGAGGTCTGACCTGCAGATCAAACTGGACCGTCTGCCGATGAGTTTCTTCGACAACTGTAAGAAGGGAGATGTCATGAGCAGATTCATCAATGATACCGATACGATCGGTACTTCTTTGGCCAGGGGTCTGCCGATATTCACCCATGGCATCCTGATATTCATCGTATTGGTGGTAGTGATGCTCATAATGGACGTCACACTAGCTGTGGTCTCTATGGTCTCATGCGGTGCCGGGATGTTAGTGGCAACGGTTGTCGTTGGTCGTACCCAAAAGTACTATCGTAATCAGCAGAAGAACATCGGCAGGATGTACGGGCTGATATCAGAGCTGTACACCACCCATGATGTGGTCCTGGCCTATTCAGCTTCCGAGAAGAACAAAGGGAAGTTCGATCAGATCAATGAGGAATTGCGTGCTAGCGGATTCCGTTCCGAGGTCACAATGGGACTTCTTCCAGCGATAATGAAGTTCTTCGGCAATCTGGGGTATGTGGCAGTATGTATAGTCGGTTCGATAATGGTAATAGAAGGACATATGACTATCGGAATGGTGGTTTCGTTCATATTCTACGTGAAACTGTTCTCCGGGCCACTTGATATGATATCTCATTCTCTTGGTAACATACAGGCGGCCGGTGCCGGTGCCGAAAGAATAGCGGACTTCCTTTCTCTGGGAGAAATGTCCCCTGAAATCGAAGTAAGTAAGCTTGAAGAGGTCAAAGGCAGGGTGGAATTCAGGAACGTCCATTTCGGATATGTCGAAGGTGCCGAAACCATCAAGGGATTCTCCGCTACTGTGGAACCAGGACAGAAGGTTGCCATAGTAGGCGAGACCGGTGCTGGAAAGACCACCACAGTGAATCTACTGATGAGGTTCTATGAGGTGAGCGACGGAGAGATCCTCATAGACGGGACCCCGATTTCCGAAATGTCAAGGAAGGATCTTCGCGATATGTTCTGCATGGTCCTACAGGATACATGGCTGTTCGAAGGGACAATCAGAGAAAACATCGCATACTGCAGGGACGTATCGGATGAGGATGTTAAGGAGGCATGCAGGAAGGTCGGGCTGGAGATGTTTATCGAATCCCTCCCTGATGGATTGGACACTCACATAGGAGCTAAGACTTCGCTCTCTGAGGGTCAGAGACAGCAGATATGTATCGCTAGAGCTCTGGTGGACGATTCGCCGATGTTGATATTAGATGAAGCGACCAGTTCAGTCGACACCCGTACCGAGGTGATCATTCAGAACGCCATAGACTCCATGATGGCTGGGAGGACATGTTTCGTGATCGCACACAGGCTTTCAACAGTTCGCAATGCCGACGTCATTCTGGTCATGAAGGACGGTAATATCGTGGAGAAGGGAACGCATGATGAGCTTTTGGGTAGAGGCGGAGTGTATGCCGATCTCTATCGCTCACAGTTCGAATCGAGCGAATGA
- a CDS encoding ABC transporter ATP-binding protein, with protein MSGVFSFVRFFHRKEWALALVVLFMIILEVWLDLEIPSYMASITEVITTGGTTQQVLDEAIPMVLCAIGSMTVGLVISVTVGWISSSVAKTIREAEFDHIQKFSFNEIDRISSYSLITRSTNDVKQIQDFIGTALESLIRAPIISIWAIVRISQSDITWTAATLIAVTAMVLLIITVMRLTAPLFRKVQSLHDGINGMTMEMLTGQRVIRAYNADSLEREKFERANDALADNNIHAMRIMAVNVPLNGFIRNTLSMTIYWLGAFIIISSDSTDDRLLLFSEMIVFSTYALMALNGFRTLVQIFNAFPRAQASLERIFEVLETEPTIISGTEKEGDGSGSISFKDVSFRYAGSPADTVRDVTFDVNPGETVAIIGATGCGKTTLVDLIPRFYDAIEGTVFIDGVDVKGYDLDSLRSKIGFVSQRATILSGNVRDNVNYGLGSEGRNDDDIWDALKVACIDGFVESEGGLDINLSEEGRNISGGQKQRFSIARAVCKNPEIYVFDDCFSAIDFRTDLEVRRRLKARTKDSTVILVTQRIGTARGADRILVMDDGRIVDSGTHLELLEKCEIYREIAESQRTGDEL; from the coding sequence ATGAGCGGGGTTTTCTCTTTCGTAAGGTTCTTTCATCGTAAGGAATGGGCTCTTGCGTTAGTCGTACTGTTCATGATCATACTGGAAGTGTGGTTGGATCTGGAGATCCCCAGTTATATGGCGTCCATTACTGAAGTGATCACCACCGGAGGTACCACGCAGCAGGTGTTGGATGAAGCCATCCCAATGGTCCTGTGTGCAATAGGCAGCATGACTGTTGGTCTCGTCATCAGTGTGACCGTGGGATGGATATCGTCATCGGTGGCCAAGACCATCCGCGAGGCAGAGTTCGACCATATACAGAAGTTCTCCTTCAATGAGATAGACAGGATCTCATCATACAGTCTAATCACTCGTTCCACTAATGATGTTAAACAGATTCAAGATTTCATAGGGACGGCGCTGGAATCTCTGATCAGAGCGCCCATTATCTCCATATGGGCCATCGTCAGGATAAGTCAGAGCGATATCACGTGGACTGCGGCCACCCTGATAGCAGTGACTGCTATGGTCCTGTTAATCATAACTGTAATGCGTCTGACCGCACCTCTTTTCAGGAAGGTGCAGTCCCTTCATGATGGAATCAACGGGATGACAATGGAGATGCTGACCGGACAGAGGGTCATCAGGGCATACAATGCCGACAGTCTGGAAAGGGAGAAGTTCGAGAGGGCCAATGACGCACTCGCGGATAACAACATCCATGCCATGAGGATTATGGCAGTCAACGTTCCCCTCAACGGGTTCATCAGGAACACACTTTCTATGACCATATATTGGCTGGGTGCATTCATCATAATTAGTTCGGATTCAACCGACGACCGTCTCTTACTGTTCTCAGAGATGATCGTATTCTCCACTTATGCTTTGATGGCACTGAACGGTTTCCGTACACTGGTCCAGATATTCAACGCCTTCCCGCGTGCCCAGGCATCACTGGAGCGTATCTTCGAGGTCTTGGAGACCGAACCGACGATAATATCCGGTACGGAGAAAGAAGGTGACGGATCCGGGTCCATCTCGTTCAAGGATGTCTCGTTCCGTTATGCCGGTTCACCGGCAGATACGGTTAGGGATGTGACTTTCGATGTCAATCCCGGTGAGACGGTAGCGATCATAGGGGCTACCGGATGCGGAAAGACCACTCTCGTGGATTTGATTCCGAGATTCTATGATGCGATCGAGGGGACGGTGTTCATAGATGGCGTGGATGTTAAAGGATATGATCTGGATTCATTGAGGTCCAAGATAGGTTTCGTCTCTCAGAGGGCGACAATTCTATCCGGTAATGTGAGGGACAATGTGAACTATGGTCTGGGTTCTGAGGGAAGGAATGATGATGACATATGGGATGCATTGAAGGTAGCATGCATAGACGGATTCGTTGAATCCGAAGGAGGATTGGATATAAACCTGTCTGAGGAAGGGAGGAACATATCCGGAGGGCAGAAGCAGAGATTCTCTATCGCCAGAGCGGTCTGCAAGAATCCAGAGATCTATGTATTCGACGACTGTTTCTCAGCCATAGACTTCCGTACGGATCTGGAGGTTCGCAGAAGGCTCAAGGCACGTACCAAAGATTCCACAGTCATATTGGTCACGCAGAGGATAGGTACCGCCAGAGGCGCGGACAGGATCCTAGTGATGGATGACGGAAGAATAGTAGATAGCGGAACTCACTTAGAACTGTTGGAAAAGTGTGAGATTTACAGAGAGATAGCCGAATCCCAAAGGACGGGTGATGAGCTATGA